In Modestobacter versicolor, a single genomic region encodes these proteins:
- a CDS encoding ABC transporter ATP-binding protein codes for MIRDLTVRYGRAITVLRSVDLEVAAGTVVALMGVNGAGKTTLARAVTGMLPFHSGTVVGGDITWRGRSLLGRKPGQVVRAGVSQTLEGRRIFAELTVDQNLAVGGMSRRNDQALKDSRTRVLDLFPKLRERLDQRAGYLSGGEQQMLALGRALMQSPELLVLDEPSLGLAPIIVDQIRETIGTIRDAGTSVLLIEQNAMMALAVSDHGYILSHGAVTKHGPSSELLADPDIQSFYLGLDEAADEHAPAGNGAPA; via the coding sequence GTGATCCGGGACCTCACCGTCCGCTACGGCCGGGCCATCACCGTACTGCGGTCCGTCGACCTGGAGGTGGCGGCCGGCACGGTGGTCGCGCTGATGGGCGTCAACGGCGCCGGCAAGACCACCCTGGCCCGCGCCGTCACCGGCATGCTCCCCTTCCACTCCGGCACGGTCGTCGGCGGCGACATCACCTGGCGCGGGCGCTCGCTGCTGGGCCGCAAGCCGGGCCAGGTCGTCCGGGCCGGCGTGAGCCAGACGCTGGAGGGGCGCCGGATCTTCGCCGAGCTGACCGTCGACCAGAACCTCGCGGTCGGCGGGATGAGCCGGCGCAACGACCAGGCGCTCAAGGACAGCCGCACCCGGGTGCTCGACCTGTTCCCCAAGCTGCGGGAGCGGCTGGACCAGCGGGCCGGCTACCTCTCCGGCGGCGAGCAGCAGATGCTCGCCCTGGGGCGCGCCCTGATGCAGTCGCCGGAGCTGCTGGTCCTCGACGAGCCGTCCCTGGGCCTCGCCCCGATCATCGTCGACCAGATCCGGGAGACGATCGGGACCATCCGGGACGCCGGCACCAGCGTCCTGCTGATCGAGCAGAACGCGATGATGGCGCTGGCCGTCTCCGACCACGGCTACATCCTGTCCCACGGTGCGGTGACCAAGCACGGTCCCTCGTCGGAGCTGCTGGCCGACCCGGACATCCAGTCCTTCTACCTGGGGCTCGACGAGGCCGCGGACGAGCACGCACCGGCCGGCAACGGGGCCCCGGCGTGA
- a CDS encoding ABC transporter ATP-binding protein, which produces MTAAGQPLLQAEHLRLTFGGITAISDVSFEVQQGEFFAVIGPNGAGKTSLLNVLNGVYRPSSGSVTFQGGSLLGRKPAQIAALGIARTFQNLALFEEMTVLDNVVLGRHHLMKAGLVSGALWFGRARREEQEARRDCLPLLELMGLDEISGEVVHDLPYGVKKRIELARALAMQPTLLLLDEPVAGMNSQETNELARWVLAAKQELDLTVVMIEHDMALVTKVADRVLVLDFGEVICCDTPDVAVSDPRVIRAYLGGSGDALVDRATAGLHTPTADAGPDSGART; this is translated from the coding sequence GTGACCGCCGCCGGGCAGCCGCTGCTGCAGGCCGAGCACCTCCGGCTGACCTTCGGTGGCATCACCGCGATCAGCGACGTCTCCTTCGAGGTCCAGCAGGGCGAGTTCTTCGCCGTCATCGGGCCCAACGGCGCGGGCAAGACCTCGCTGCTGAACGTGCTCAACGGCGTCTACCGCCCCAGCTCGGGGTCGGTCACCTTCCAGGGCGGGTCGCTGCTGGGCCGCAAGCCGGCGCAGATCGCGGCGCTGGGCATCGCCCGCACCTTCCAGAACCTCGCGCTGTTCGAGGAGATGACCGTCCTGGACAACGTGGTGCTGGGCCGGCACCACCTGATGAAGGCCGGCCTGGTCTCCGGCGCCCTGTGGTTCGGCCGGGCCCGCCGCGAGGAGCAGGAGGCCCGCCGGGACTGCCTCCCGCTGCTGGAGCTGATGGGCCTGGACGAGATCAGCGGCGAGGTGGTCCACGACCTGCCCTACGGCGTCAAGAAGCGGATCGAGCTGGCCCGGGCGCTGGCCATGCAGCCCACGCTGCTGCTCCTCGACGAGCCGGTGGCCGGGATGAACAGCCAGGAGACCAACGAGCTGGCCCGGTGGGTGCTCGCCGCCAAGCAGGAGCTGGACCTCACCGTGGTGATGATCGAGCACGACATGGCGCTGGTGACCAAGGTCGCCGACCGGGTGCTCGTCCTCGACTTCGGCGAGGTCATCTGCTGCGACACCCCCGACGTCGCCGTCTCCGACCCCCGGGTCATCCGCGCCTACCTGGGCGGCAGCGGCGACGCCCTGGTCGACCGGGCCACGGCCGGCCTGCACACCCCCACCGCCGACGCCGGTCCCGACTCCGGAGCACGCACGTGA
- a CDS encoding branched-chain amino acid ABC transporter permease, which translates to MTANLQILISGISLGCVLALLALGFVVVAKSTGVFNLTQGGFVVLGGYLSYTAHQTWGLPFVLAVLLSIVLVSALAVLLEATIVHRIATANLFTPILVTFGLLIIIPPVAAGIWGPDQKNLGDPWGLDVLRVGDLTITHRDLAVIISTLVLLAAFGAFFRFSRLGLAMQATALDPEAALAQGVSDRTVHRLSWGIAGALGAFGGTMLATTAGAGLGPGLEQYALLAIPVIILGGLESPLGAVLGGLFVGIVQQFAVVRVPESFGAGFYEVVPYLLMLVVMLVRPEGLFGTKKVRRI; encoded by the coding sequence GTGACCGCGAACCTGCAGATCCTGATCTCGGGCATCTCGCTCGGCTGCGTGCTGGCGCTGCTGGCGCTCGGCTTCGTGGTCGTGGCGAAGTCCACCGGGGTCTTCAACCTCACCCAGGGCGGCTTCGTCGTGCTGGGCGGCTACCTCAGCTACACCGCCCACCAGACGTGGGGGCTGCCCTTCGTCCTGGCGGTGCTGCTGTCGATCGTGCTGGTGTCCGCGCTGGCGGTGCTCCTCGAGGCCACGATCGTGCACCGGATCGCGACCGCGAACCTCTTCACGCCGATCCTGGTCACCTTCGGCCTGCTGATCATCATCCCCCCGGTCGCCGCGGGGATCTGGGGGCCGGACCAGAAGAACCTCGGTGACCCGTGGGGGCTGGACGTCCTCCGGGTGGGCGACCTGACCATCACCCACCGCGACCTGGCGGTGATCATCTCGACCCTGGTCCTGCTGGCCGCCTTCGGCGCCTTCTTCCGGTTCTCCCGGCTCGGCCTGGCCATGCAGGCCACCGCCCTGGACCCGGAGGCGGCGCTGGCCCAGGGGGTCAGCGACCGCACCGTCCACCGGCTCTCCTGGGGCATCGCCGGGGCACTCGGCGCCTTCGGCGGCACGATGCTGGCCACCACGGCCGGCGCCGGCCTCGGCCCGGGCCTCGAGCAGTACGCGCTGCTCGCGATCCCGGTGATCATCCTGGGCGGCCTCGAGTCGCCGCTGGGCGCCGTCCTGGGCGGCCTGTTCGTCGGCATCGTCCAGCAGTTCGCCGTCGTCCGGGTCCCCGAGTCCTTCGGCGCCGGCTTCTACGAGGTCGTCCCCTACCTGCTCATGCTCGTGGTCATGCTCGTCCGTCCCGAGGGCCTGTTCGGGACCAAGAAGGTCAGGCGGATCTGA
- a CDS encoding acyl-CoA dehydrogenase, translated as MSHYTADLRDLEFDLFEFLDSRERFGTGPFAQVDAETARGVLAEVRRLAEGPVAASYVDADRHPPVFDPATSSVTLPPSFVASYRAWRAGEWFRLDLPESLGGFGAPATLRWAATEMLLGANPALVMYGTATTMSTVLHALGTPDQQRLGELMIERGWGATMALTEPEAGSDVGAGRTRAVRQPDGSWHLTGVKRFITGAEHDLSDNIVHLVLARPEGAGPGTKGLSLFVVPKVHVDLATGELGERNGVHVTGVEKKMGLKVSTTCELSFGDTGVPAQGWLVGEVHDGIAQMFKVIEYARMVVGAKAVATLSAGYQVALAHAKERVQGADLTATTKDAPRVTITRHPDVRRSLMLQKAYTEGMRALYLYTASLRDQVSAAGEDDGEAAALAERVNDLLLPVVKGFCSERASQLLTAETLQTLGGSGYLQDHPVEQYVRDSKIDTLYEGTTAIQGQDLFFRKIVRDGGVALGWLVGQVGATAAPRTGPDALAVERRRLATGLADLQGTVAALFGFLADAEQDRTALYRIGQHTTRLLLATGDLLTGWLLVRQAEVALAALAGEVPEADRSFYEGKLAAAHFFTGEVLPRLAADRVVVESTDDSLMAAPERVL; from the coding sequence ATGAGCCACTACACCGCCGACCTCCGCGACCTGGAGTTCGACCTGTTCGAGTTCCTGGACTCCCGGGAGCGCTTCGGCACCGGACCGTTCGCGCAGGTGGACGCCGAGACCGCCCGCGGGGTGCTCGCCGAGGTGCGCCGGCTGGCCGAGGGGCCGGTCGCCGCGTCCTACGTCGACGCCGACCGCCACCCGCCGGTGTTCGACCCGGCCACCTCCTCGGTGACGCTGCCCCCGTCGTTCGTGGCCTCGTACCGGGCCTGGCGGGCGGGGGAGTGGTTCCGGCTCGACCTGCCCGAGTCCCTCGGTGGCTTCGGCGCACCGGCGACGCTGCGCTGGGCGGCCACCGAGATGCTGCTGGGCGCCAACCCGGCCCTGGTCATGTACGGCACCGCGACCACGATGAGCACGGTGCTGCACGCGCTGGGCACGCCCGACCAGCAGCGGCTCGGCGAGCTGATGATCGAGCGGGGCTGGGGCGCGACGATGGCGCTCACCGAGCCCGAGGCCGGCTCCGACGTGGGCGCCGGGCGCACCAGGGCGGTGCGGCAGCCCGACGGCTCGTGGCACCTCACCGGCGTGAAGCGGTTCATCACCGGCGCCGAGCACGACCTCAGCGACAACATCGTCCACCTGGTGCTGGCCCGACCCGAGGGCGCCGGGCCGGGCACCAAGGGGCTGTCGCTGTTCGTCGTCCCCAAGGTGCACGTCGACCTGGCCACCGGGGAGCTGGGCGAGCGCAACGGCGTCCACGTCACCGGCGTCGAGAAGAAGATGGGCCTCAAGGTCTCCACCACCTGCGAGCTGAGCTTCGGCGACACCGGCGTGCCGGCGCAGGGCTGGCTGGTGGGGGAGGTGCACGACGGCATCGCGCAGATGTTCAAGGTCATCGAGTACGCCCGGATGGTGGTCGGGGCCAAGGCCGTGGCCACGCTGTCGGCCGGGTACCAGGTCGCGCTGGCCCACGCCAAGGAGCGGGTGCAGGGCGCCGACCTGACCGCGACGACGAAGGACGCCCCGCGCGTCACGATCACCCGGCACCCCGACGTCCGCCGCTCGCTGATGCTGCAGAAGGCCTACACCGAGGGCATGCGCGCGCTGTACCTGTACACCGCGAGCCTGCGCGACCAGGTGTCGGCGGCGGGGGAGGACGACGGGGAGGCGGCGGCGCTCGCCGAGCGGGTGAACGACCTGCTGCTGCCGGTCGTGAAGGGCTTCTGCTCCGAGCGGGCCAGCCAGCTGCTGACGGCGGAGACGCTGCAGACCCTGGGCGGCTCCGGCTACCTGCAGGACCACCCGGTCGAGCAGTACGTGCGCGACTCCAAGATCGACACCCTCTACGAGGGGACGACGGCGATCCAGGGCCAGGACCTCTTCTTCCGCAAGATCGTCCGGGACGGCGGGGTGGCCCTGGGCTGGCTGGTCGGCCAGGTCGGCGCGACGGCCGCGCCGCGCACCGGGCCGGACGCCCTCGCGGTCGAGCGGCGCCGGCTCGCCACGGGCCTCGCCGACCTGCAGGGCACGGTGGCCGCGCTGTTCGGCTTCCTGGCCGACGCGGAGCAGGACCGCACGGCGCTCTACCGGATCGGGCAGCACACCACGCGGCTGCTGCTGGCCACCGGCGACCTGCTCACCGGCTGGCTCCTGGTGCGCCAGGCCGAGGTCGCGCTGGCCGCGCTGGCCGGCGAGGTCCCCGAGGCCGACCGGTCCTTCTACGAGGGGAAGCTGGCGGCGGCGCACTTCTTCACCGGCGAGGTGCTGCCCCGGCTCGCGGCCGACCGGGTCGTGGTCGAGAGCACCGACGACTCGCTCATGGCGGCGCCCGAGCGCGTGCTCTGA